Proteins from a genomic interval of Parafrankia discariae:
- a CDS encoding DEAD/DEAH box helicase, with amino-acid sequence MLERVMVLVTRDSTGGRLLAEREYAWGRRERALTQAMRTAEPLRAQLELAGCGPVLPDGATGSAAGGEADGVAGWEQRERILLDAVELARTRAILLDDWRDRIPTADEELKHELVGYADVIAATCIGVSTKKLLSGLDFDFAIVDEAGQIALPDLLVPLVRARRAVLVGDHKQLPPYLDNDVAQWAQGLVPGTDLSAAAVAETQDIVGRSEFERLFERIGAEHGVTLTTQRRMPATVATFISRAFYGGVLATDHPGTGPDPLFTSPLAFIDTSDRPPPQRSETRAGANGGISNRLEADLIAALLARYAGHHRDWAVIVPYREQVQLLRRTLIRRLGGPGAVEDNVGTVDAFQGNERDLIVYGFTRSNRDGTVGFLSELRRLNVAMTRTRQQLVLVGDLDTLGRSRDDGFRDLVGELRATLSTVGDLRGSREIETWLHGAAGSTR; translated from the coding sequence ATGCTGGAGCGGGTCATGGTGCTCGTCACCCGGGACAGCACCGGCGGCCGGCTGTTGGCTGAGCGGGAGTACGCGTGGGGACGCCGTGAACGGGCGCTCACCCAGGCCATGCGGACCGCGGAGCCGCTGCGCGCCCAACTGGAGTTGGCCGGCTGCGGCCCGGTCCTGCCCGACGGCGCGACCGGCAGCGCCGCCGGGGGCGAGGCCGACGGCGTCGCCGGGTGGGAACAGCGCGAGCGGATCCTGCTCGACGCGGTCGAGCTCGCCCGCACCCGCGCGATCCTGCTGGACGACTGGCGTGACCGGATTCCCACCGCGGACGAGGAGCTCAAGCACGAACTGGTCGGCTACGCCGACGTCATCGCCGCGACCTGCATCGGAGTCTCGACGAAGAAGCTGCTCAGCGGGCTGGATTTCGACTTCGCCATCGTCGACGAGGCGGGGCAGATCGCCCTGCCCGACCTGTTGGTCCCTCTCGTCCGGGCCCGGCGGGCGGTGCTCGTCGGAGATCACAAGCAGCTGCCGCCCTACCTGGACAACGATGTCGCCCAGTGGGCGCAGGGGCTCGTGCCGGGGACGGACCTGTCCGCCGCGGCGGTCGCGGAGACCCAGGACATCGTCGGGCGCAGCGAGTTCGAGCGGCTCTTCGAGCGGATCGGGGCGGAGCACGGCGTGACGCTGACGACCCAGCGCCGCATGCCGGCGACGGTCGCGACGTTCATCTCGCGGGCCTTCTACGGCGGCGTGCTCGCCACGGACCATCCCGGCACTGGACCCGACCCGCTGTTCACGAGCCCACTGGCGTTCATCGACACCTCCGACCGGCCGCCCCCGCAGCGGTCCGAGACACGCGCCGGCGCGAACGGGGGCATCAGCAACCGGCTGGAGGCGGATCTGATCGCGGCTCTGCTCGCCCGCTACGCCGGCCATCACCGGGACTGGGCGGTGATCGTCCCCTACCGGGAGCAGGTCCAGCTCCTGCGGCGGACCCTCATCCGGCGGCTGGGCGGCCCCGGTGCGGTCGAGGACAATGTCGGCACCGTGGACGCGTTCCAGGGCAACGAGCGTGATCTGATCGTCTACGGATTCACCCGCAGCAACCGCGACGGGACGGTCGGATTCCTCAGCGAGCTGCGCCGCCTCAACGTCGCGATGACCCGTACGCGCCAGCAGCTCGTCCTCGTCGGCGATCTGGACACGCTCGGGCGATCGCGGGACGACGGCTTCCGTGACCTCGTCGGGGAGCTGCGGGCCACGCTGTCGACCGTGGGTGACCTGCGCGGCTCCCGGGAGATCGAGACGTGGCTGCACGGTGCCGCCGGGAGCACACGGTGA
- a CDS encoding type II toxin-antitoxin system PemK/MazF family toxin yields MRSPRRGEIWTVATGSAPQAVLVISSTIYNEIVGEPTVLVAMVVEHATAEGFCVDLGEGQWAVMGLVTFVAKAGLGECLRRVDLQTLTDADNMLFKILATPEK; encoded by the coding sequence GTGAGATCGCCGCGCCGCGGTGAGATCTGGACCGTGGCCACCGGCTCGGCACCACAGGCGGTGCTGGTCATCAGCTCCACGATCTACAACGAGATCGTGGGTGAGCCCACCGTGCTGGTCGCCATGGTCGTGGAGCACGCCACCGCCGAGGGATTCTGCGTCGATCTCGGCGAGGGGCAGTGGGCTGTGATGGGTCTGGTCACGTTCGTGGCCAAGGCCGGCCTGGGGGAGTGCCTGCGCCGAGTCGACCTGCAGACGCTCACCGACGCGGACAACATGCTGTTCAAGATTCTCGCCACGCCCGAGAAGTGA
- a CDS encoding toxin-antitoxin system HicB family antitoxin, with protein sequence MTRTITLRLSDEAYEAVKRYAEAEHTSMNAWVEGLLDAEDMRRRCAAHGAWMQANPAVTRAALSFGAANQRSLGAAGLPNLAGTAE encoded by the coding sequence ATGACGCGCACGATCACACTCCGGCTCTCGGACGAGGCCTACGAGGCGGTCAAGCGGTACGCCGAGGCTGAGCACACGTCGATGAACGCCTGGGTGGAGGGCCTGCTCGACGCGGAGGACATGCGCCGACGTTGCGCCGCGCACGGGGCCTGGATGCAGGCCAACCCGGCGGTGACCCGCGCGGCTCTCTCCTTCGGCGCGGCCAATCAGCGGTCTCTCGGGGCGGCGGGGCTCCCCAACCTCGCGGGTACCGCCGAGTGA
- a CDS encoding protein kinase family protein, whose protein sequence is MSGSRENPMVNFRSHEVNTGSAAGARADFEQMIAQLVDAFHPGARQVSANPGDGGIDVFHGRLDDRIVVWQSKYFMPQVAHAHRGQIRESFASAQKNARTHGYRIDEWILCVPSSMDHPTTLWWDGWRRARQTETSTEIDIWDETRLRSLLARPPAASVLTAYYPPPGGPRSPSPGPNAGITVPSLDTGAGATAPAHSIDRRPRAGETVRIAGCRCLLHGDPQEWRGGDAWVLRTGAAMVMSAPSGPARFRQVLIRRPDPAAEAHAAAIDTQRRLLGRIGGRDGLPRLVEGRVGPTEAAVVSARPAGRTWREVFGPVHPARARPLDRVTAAALLAVATGVADVLTRLHETGHSHRALTPDGVVLPGPGRAPVLRDVGLAAVPRQPGEGPAEYRAPEQERLGFHRPEVGFRTDIHRLAAMTYHCLTGRPPALGGAAPLRAFGLDLPAELDDALRTALDPDPDRRPSRPGLLLPALRAGTDHLSRAGR, encoded by the coding sequence GTGTCAGGATCGCGCGAGAACCCGATGGTCAACTTCCGTTCGCACGAGGTGAACACCGGCAGCGCCGCGGGTGCCCGGGCGGACTTCGAGCAGATGATCGCCCAGCTGGTGGATGCCTTCCATCCCGGCGCCCGGCAGGTGAGCGCCAATCCCGGCGACGGCGGCATCGATGTCTTTCACGGCCGGCTTGACGACCGGATCGTCGTCTGGCAGTCGAAGTACTTCATGCCGCAGGTCGCGCACGCTCACCGCGGGCAGATCAGAGAGTCTTTTGCTTCCGCGCAGAAGAATGCCCGCACGCACGGCTATCGGATCGACGAGTGGATACTGTGCGTTCCCAGCTCCATGGATCATCCCACCACACTCTGGTGGGATGGCTGGCGACGGGCCCGGCAGACCGAGACATCCACAGAGATTGACATCTGGGACGAGACCAGACTTCGGAGCCTGCTCGCGAGGCCGCCGGCGGCCTCGGTGCTCACGGCGTACTACCCGCCGCCCGGCGGGCCGCGATCGCCGTCCCCCGGCCCGAATGCTGGGATCACCGTGCCGTCCCTGGATACCGGAGCGGGCGCGACGGCGCCTGCGCACTCGATCGACCGCCGCCCCCGTGCCGGCGAGACAGTCCGGATCGCCGGCTGCCGGTGCCTGCTGCACGGCGATCCGCAGGAGTGGCGGGGCGGTGACGCCTGGGTGCTGCGCACGGGCGCGGCCATGGTCATGTCGGCGCCGTCCGGCCCGGCCCGGTTTCGTCAGGTACTTATCCGACGGCCCGATCCGGCGGCGGAGGCACACGCGGCGGCGATCGACACCCAGCGGCGTCTCCTCGGCCGGATCGGCGGCCGCGACGGCCTGCCCCGGCTGGTCGAGGGCCGGGTCGGCCCGACCGAGGCCGCCGTCGTCTCGGCCCGGCCGGCAGGCCGGACGTGGCGGGAGGTGTTCGGCCCGGTGCATCCGGCCCGGGCCCGCCCGCTGGACCGCGTGACCGCCGCCGCCCTCCTCGCCGTTGCCACGGGAGTCGCCGACGTCCTGACCAGGCTGCACGAGACCGGGCACAGCCACCGGGCCCTCACACCGGACGGGGTGGTGCTCCCCGGCCCGGGGCGCGCGCCCGTGCTGCGGGACGTCGGCCTGGCCGCCGTTCCTCGCCAGCCCGGTGAAGGGCCCGCCGAGTACCGCGCGCCGGAGCAGGAGCGTCTCGGGTTCCACCGCCCCGAGGTCGGGTTCCGCACCGACATCCACCGGCTCGCCGCCATGACCTACCACTGCCTGACCGGACGGCCGCCGGCCCTCGGGGGTGCGGCGCCGCTGCGAGCGTTCGGGCTCGACCTCCCCGCTGAGCTGGACGACGCGCTGCGCACCGCCCTCGATCCCGATCCGGACCGGCGGCCGTCCCGGCCGGGCCTGCTCCTCCCGGCGCTGCGGGCCGGTACCGACCACCTCTCGCGGGCCGGGCGTTGA